The window TTGGATAGGATGGATTGGAAAAAATATGGTTGTTACCATGTAACCCTTTACTGGCAgccaaataaatgaaataattcacttcACCCTAGGTTCATAAATATCCTCTTtggttttagtattttccaaaatgtCCTTTAAGATTCCGTTTCTTTGGTTATCACAGATAgctacaactcaagaaataaCTAAATTTCATTTGGATGGGTTTGTCTAGTTCAACATCATTCCAATCAATACTATAttattaaggaaaaaagaatgctcCTTAATCGTGCAGCCCCAGTGCCCATATACACAAGGGGCGAAATGATGCCCCACCCCTGTAAACTACAATGATTCCATCCTTGTTGATGCCCATGATGTGCACCCCCTCATTGGCCCGCACACTGACGTAGGACCAACACGACTagggagctttttttttttcctattattaaAATAATCCCATCTCCCACAAGGTTTATTCTCTCTACTCTTCTCAAGTATGCCACATATGTGCAAGCATTGCTTGTTTGGCAAGAGACTAATGGtatttttctcctttccttACCCCCTTTTTTTACTCTTCTATACAcatgtttctccttttccctccccctttgccTCTCATTTCTCTCATGTGAATCAAGAGGGTTCGAGTTTCCCACGATGCAAGTGTAAGAAGAAATCTACAAGCTATGCCGATGAGGGTTTTGAGAATAATATCATCCATATAGAATCCACATAAAGCCTGCAGGTTCAGAATAGAAAAAAGGAGTGTGTGTGCGTCAACATGAGCACTATTGTTTATTATGTGAGAAGGATACACTAGAATCTGCACAAGGATGGCACATCCTTCGTTCTTCTCACTTGTGCAAGTATTGCTTATGTGGCAAGAGTAATTGGTATTTTCCTCCCTTCCCTGCCCTCCCACTTTTATATCTCTCACTCTAAACTCTCCCTCTTTCTATGTTTCCAGCAATTTCTTTTCCCTTGAAAATCTTACTCCCTCCATTCTTTGGATCCCCTTCCCTCTTTCAAAATAATGATAATGGTAGTTTTTCCTTTTGAGctatttcattcttcttctgttgAATCTTGTAATGgtatctttcaatttttttcatttatttaaaaggATTTGTTATTATCTCTCTATGGAAGGGCTTTCTTACACTACAATAGGTAGGAGTTGTTTTTTAAATCATTCATAATTATCAGTATTGAATGATGAAagtattggtttttttttttttttggttatttctATCAAGGGCCCATGGACCAACTAGGATTTGGACTATCACAAAACGTGTCCAACTCGAGGAAGGGCGGCGAGCAAGGGAAAGAGGGGTGGAGGACTCAAACTCTAGACAATGATACTGATGACTAATGCTAACTTTGGTGGTAgacttttacccttttttttttttttaaccttaaaaaatatattcctCATTCCCGtatctgtttggttgcaaggggacttacaaggaagaaaatgaaatttccatacttaaaaaagaaatgtttataatcattaccctacGTGACTATATCATTgacttcaaatcatttcatatttgattattacatttcactttattttgtttccaaaacccaTTGCTATAAgcctataatatgtaaaataaaaattacatataaaatgtatcattactaaatatgattaaacaaattgaagaaatttatACAATTACATGGgatcacataaaataatgattctaaaaatttcttttttttaagtatgaaaattttatttcccttcCCCTTAAATATCCCTTGcaatcagaagaggaagaaaaaaaatttcattgaaacCTCAAAATCATTGCCCTTGCCACTCATTGCATGATTATTAAAAGTTTatttaagatttattttttttggctattttaTAAAGGATGTAGCAACTGTTGTTGTTATCTACATTTAATGCACAATCACTTCAGTTGCTACACAGGATAGAAGATTGTTTCCTTGTTAGTCATTTTAATTATGATACATACAGTAAATACTCACACCAAACTCGCTAAATTCTATTCCAACCCAACTTGGTTtttcaaaaaatggaaatggcTAAAATTATTTACTAGGTCCAGCTTAAGAGAGGAAATGAGCTTTATATTCAAATATCTATCAGTCAATGCATTATAGTTCCCAGTGACGTTGTTGCAGAAGTAAGACCATCTGCATTTTTAGTAGCAGTTTCAGTCACTTCCTTAATACGCCATTCACCATCAGACTATCAGTGAACAGCAAGCAAGAAATAGCGATGAGAAGCTCTAACAGTAGAAGAACAGTTAAACCCTCAACAATTAAAGCAATTTGAAGTGCCAAATCCCCATGAAATCTGAGAGAGCTGGAGTCCTCAACCATTTTTCCGGACCGGGGTTCTTCTCTATGATTCATATCAGCTATCCTCAGATGAGATTAAGGACAAATGTTTTGAGTGTGATTCTGCATATTCTGTCAATTGAGTTATTCTGTAAATGTGATGTGATCAGACAGGAAACAGATCCTCATATTATCTGTAACCAAAAGGCTCGAACCAGACATTATATACTTAATTTATAAAACAGTCAACGCAAATGTGTAGTTTTTCTTGTCAGGTCACTTTCAATTCAATCACTCTTCTTATTCATTAAGGGTATAAAGCACCTACAGAGCTCATACTCCAGCTTTGATACTTTAGCTTCCTCTGTCTGTGTTAATCATCCTTTATCTGTAAGGGATTATATACATTAGCTTGACTCTTAAATTAGTATCTGGATGATACACAACAAAGGAAACAGAAAGGCCTTTCATTGTGAAAATTGGCAAGGAGAAATAGTTCTGCCCCTCAAAGTGCAATTAGCATAAATGTTGGCCACAGCAGATCAAGGTATGTGCTTGTTCCACTTTGTTCTTTTCAGTTCTTTATCAAATTCATTCCTCCCTTACCCTCCAATTTTTGAAATCTATTCCAGCTGAACTGATTTGCCCCTCCAGGGTTTGAGAATCTGAAAAGAGCATAACAAACTTGCATCCACACTCATCAGTGCACCTGCATTGTTGAATTCTCCACAATAGTTTGGGGCCGAGAATATCGTAACTAGTTGCCTGTCTGCAAAGAACTCATACCCATCTTCAACAACCTGTTCATTGATTTCATACAAATAAGCTATCAAACCATTGCAATGTATTCTTTTAATGTCTGGATGTCCCTTATGTAGATTAATAATTAATTCTTTCACCcacaaattctttttttttatagaggATTCTACTCTGCATTAATAGCTAGGCATAGTTGTCAtagcgtcgcctaggcgtcgatttggcgtcttggcggaaaaagaagttcatggcagtgctacgatttacgtgactcacaaatggtggtcgccattggctgataggcgtcgccatggcaccACCATGGATGCCAGGTCACTCCTGATTCACCAGGCgatcgattttttgtaaaatgcagggtgattttgatagggctatgttgattttttatgatttgatgttgcttaatgttggttttatatgttatagggtatatattgtaggcttgtagcatgctaaataactttagaaaataggggaaataaaaaagtagcatactaaataactttagaaaatagagaaaataaaaaatgacacatgagcgatttgactgccatggcaaagccataacgggcgattcattgccaaatcgattagccacccctccaccgccttggatcgatttgacgccgtgacaacgaTGTAGCCAGGCTCCATTATAGACAAATCCTGTGCCACCATTTCACTCTGTGGGGCCAAAAATAGCAATTTTGAGGATCCATGCTAGAAGGATTAACTACTCCTCACTCCAGTAATGAACCAGCAGTGTACAAGCAGAAAAATTGCATCTCCTTAACAAAAATCAAGGGCAGGGTTACTCTCAGTGAGTTAACCTAGGGTCCTAGTCATAGGCCTACAGACAGAaggatgagaaaataaaaacaagacaaccagtttatatatatatagcttagcGGGTGAAATACCTGATGAGCTCGACAAACTAGATCAAGGTCATGCTTCTTCAAGAACTCAGCCACCTTGTCTGCACCAAAAGTATAGGAAACTCCCCTATCATTCTCCCCCCATCCTTTTATGTCTCTGTCAGGATCTGCCCAAAGTAGATCACACAACAGCCCCTGATCAGGCACGTCAACTGGCCTCTCAATTGCTCTTATCTGATCTAAGCTCCCCATTTCTGGGGACAGCCCCCCATGCATGCATAAAATCTTGTCATCAATGATTGCTGAAACTGGTAAACAGTTGAAACAGTCTGTGAACGTCTTCCAAAGACGAACACTGAACCGGCGCTTACATTCATCATAGAATCCATAGATTCTGTTGATGGAAGCACATTCATGGTTTCCTCGAAGGAGGAAGAAGTTATCTGGGTACTTGATCTTGTAAGCAAGGAGAAGGCATATGGTTTCGATGCTCTGTTTTCCTCTATCCACATAGTCCCCAAGGAATAGGTAGTTGGCTTCTGGGGGGAAACCTCCGTAATCAAACAAGCGTAGGAGATCTGGGAACTGTCCATGTATGTCACCTGATGGTAAAAATAGATTAATTATCACTATAACCACTACACAGAGGTAAACATTGTTGGCTATTTGTACTCTCCATCAATGAGATGGAACATAAGGTATTGAGAATTGGAATATGATGCATTACATCCCAA is drawn from Macadamia integrifolia cultivar HAES 741 chromosome 7, SCU_Mint_v3, whole genome shotgun sequence and contains these coding sequences:
- the LOC122084095 gene encoding serine/threonine-protein phosphatase PP1-like, translating into MEGTALDELIERLLEGRKTKGKRIQLNESEIRQLCITAKEILLRQSNLLELEAPMNVCGDIHGQFPDLLRLFDYGGFPPEANYLFLGDYVDRGKQSIETICLLLAYKIKYPDNFFLLRGNHECASINRIYGFYDECKRRFSVRLWKTFTDCFNCLPVSAIIDDKILCMHGGLSPEMGSLDQIRAIERPVDVPDQGLLCDLLWADPDRDIKGWGENDRGVSYTFGADKVAEFLKKHDLDLVCRAHQVVEDGYEFFADRQLVTIFSAPNYCGEFNNAGALMSVDASLLCSFQILKPWRGKSVQLE